The nucleotide window TAGGAGTATTGGAGCAGTTGGAGTGCAAATAAAGAATACATATGTAAATAGTGGGTCGGGTACTTATGCGATAACTTACTATACATCAAGGCAAAGCGCTACAATTAAATATTTTAAACCATTTAAGAGTCTTAGTGCTGCTAATAAAAGAGAAACAGTAGTTCATGAAGTAGGTCATGCGATTGGATTATCACATACTCAGAGCAAAAATGATTCAATCTCCGTTATGAGAACTCTGAAGTTTAATGGAAAAGCATATCCTCTATCTGATGATAAAAAGGGTATAAACGCAAAATATTAATTTTAAAACGGGAGGATTTTATTATGAATAGAAAAAAAATAACCATTATAAGTATTATTGCAGTTCTTTTACTAAGTCTAGGAGGATACATGGTTTATCAAAAAATGAAACCAAAACATTTTTCTGAAGTTGCTGTTGAAGCAAAAACGCCCAGTTTTGACAATGGAGATGAGTTGAAAAATGCTAGTGATGCAATTGTATTAGGGCGGCTTGATAAGCGTGGCGAATCTCAAATAGAGAGGGAAGCTACAGGCGGTGTTATAGGAGTTTATAGAATGTCTGACTTTAAAGTATCTAAAGTAATAAAAGATAAGACAAATCAAAATTTAGAAGAAGATTCAATCATACCGATTTACGAAAATGAAGGACATGATGAGGAAACTAATACGACCTATCACATAGCTGGTTATGAAAAAATGGAAAATAATGAAACTTATATGTTGTTTCTGTCTTATGATCCAGAGGATGCTTATTATATTCCTTTAGGCGTTAATTTTGGAAAAGTAAATATTGACAGCAACAAAGAAACAGAATTATATGGCCAAGACAATATTGAAATAGAAAAAGAAATCAATGAAGTTCAATCTGAAGCGCTAGATGTGTACGATGATGAAATAAAAGAAGCAGAAAATCAATAAAAAGAAAATGCAAATATATAGCAACGTTTATAGATGCTATTATCTTCTTTGAGTGACTCTCAAACACTACGTTTGAGAGCTTTTTTGTTTGTGAAATTTTAATATCAATATAGCTTGTTTAAACACTTTTGTTATAGAAAATCAGATTATTTTGTTTTTAAAATAGTATATAAACAAAATGTTTTTTTAATAAGATGTGCATAAAGTTCTTTTATGAAATTTGTAGTATTGAGGGGGAAAAATAATGAGAGAAAATAAGTGGTTAAAAAATTTGTTAGTCATCATGCTAATTATTGTTGGAAGTATGTGTATCAACTTGAGCACGGGAACAAAAGTACAAGCAGAAAGCATTACAAGTCCCG belongs to Listeria ivanovii subsp. ivanovii and includes:
- a CDS encoding matrixin family metalloprotease; translated protein: MNKKKSVLVLLVILLVCLFLNPASGSAYVLNKQRMPNPKHINYFNDSSIIKAKMDGYMSYATKWNYSGSQVKVSRSIGAVGVQIKNTYVNSGSGTYAITYYTSRQSATIKYFKPFKSLSAANKRETVVHEVGHAIGLSHTQSKNDSISVMRTLKFNGKAYPLSDDKKGINAKY